The Pseudoalteromonas translucida KMM 520 genome has a window encoding:
- the rnk gene encoding nucleoside diphosphate kinase regulator has protein sequence MNKRPEIIISSLDADRLYDLIESLPANSFAGEKELEAELGRATIVDPKDVPATIVTMNSTVNFVVESSKEEFNLTLVYPKDLDASGQKISILAPIGGALLGLSQGDEIEWPKPGGGLIKVKIKEVTYQPERVGELHR, from the coding sequence TTGAATAAAAGACCTGAAATAATCATCTCATCACTAGATGCAGATAGACTATATGATTTAATCGAATCATTACCTGCAAACAGTTTTGCGGGTGAAAAAGAACTCGAAGCAGAATTAGGACGTGCAACTATAGTTGATCCTAAAGACGTTCCAGCAACTATAGTTACCATGAATTCGACGGTAAATTTTGTTGTAGAATCTTCAAAAGAAGAATTCAATTTAACTCTTGTCTACCCGAAAGATCTTGACGCTAGCGGCCAAAAAATATCAATTTTAGCCCCTATCGGCGGCGCTTTACTTGGGTTATCACAAGGAGATGAAATTGAATGGCCTAAGCCTGGTGGAGGGTTAATAAAAGTAAAAATAAAAGAAGTAACCTACCAGCCTGAAAGAGTCGGCGAACTACATAGGTAA
- the groL gene encoding chaperonin GroEL (60 kDa chaperone family; promotes refolding of misfolded polypeptides especially under stressful conditions; forms two stacked rings of heptamers to form a barrel-shaped 14mer; ends can be capped by GroES; misfolded proteins enter the barrel where they are refolded when GroES binds) — protein MAAKEVLFAGDARAKMLTGVNILANAVKVTLGPKGRNVVLDKSFGSPVITKDGVSVAKEIELEDKFENMGAQMVKEVASKANDAAGDGTTTATVLAQSIVNEGLKAVAAGMNPMDLKRGIDKAVIAAVAELKALSVPCSDTKAIAQVGTISANSDKEIGDIIAQAMEKVGRNSGVITVEEGQSLENELDVVEGMQFDRGYLSPYFINSPEKGTVELDNPFILLVDKKISNIRELLPTLEAVAKASKPLLIIAEDLEGEALATLVVNNMRGIVKVSAVKAPGFGDRRKAMLQDIAVLTGGTVISEEIGLELEKATVEDLGTAKRVIITKDDTTIIDGAGEEAGINGRVSQIKAQIEEATSDYDKEKLQERMAKLAGGVAVIKVGAATEMEMKEKKDRVEDALNATRAAVEEGVVPGGGVALVRAASKLVDLVGDNEDQNHGIKVALRAMEAPLRQIVTNAGEEASVVVNAVKAGSGNFGYNAATGEYNDMIEMGILDPTKVTRSALQFAGSIAGLMITTEAMVAEIPKDDSAPDMGGMGGMGGMGGMM, from the coding sequence ATGGCAGCAAAAGAAGTACTTTTTGCAGGTGACGCACGCGCTAAAATGCTAACTGGCGTAAACATCCTGGCAAACGCAGTAAAAGTTACATTAGGTCCTAAAGGCCGTAACGTTGTACTAGACAAATCATTTGGCTCTCCAGTTATCACTAAAGATGGTGTATCTGTAGCAAAAGAAATCGAACTTGAAGACAAGTTTGAAAACATGGGCGCACAAATGGTTAAAGAAGTTGCATCTAAAGCTAACGATGCAGCCGGCGATGGTACAACTACCGCTACAGTACTTGCACAGTCTATTGTTAACGAAGGCCTTAAAGCGGTTGCAGCAGGTATGAACCCAATGGACCTTAAGCGCGGCATCGACAAAGCAGTTATTGCTGCTGTTGCAGAGCTTAAAGCGTTATCTGTTCCATGCTCTGACACTAAAGCAATTGCACAAGTTGGCACTATTTCAGCTAACTCTGATAAAGAGATTGGCGATATCATTGCACAAGCAATGGAAAAAGTAGGCCGCAACAGTGGTGTTATTACTGTAGAAGAAGGTCAATCACTAGAAAACGAACTCGATGTTGTTGAAGGCATGCAGTTTGACCGTGGTTACCTATCTCCTTACTTTATTAACAGCCCAGAAAAAGGTACCGTTGAACTAGATAACCCATTTATTCTACTTGTAGATAAAAAAATATCTAACATTCGCGAATTATTACCAACATTAGAAGCGGTAGCTAAAGCAAGCAAGCCACTACTAATCATCGCAGAAGACCTTGAAGGCGAAGCATTAGCTACATTAGTAGTTAATAACATGCGCGGTATTGTTAAAGTATCAGCAGTGAAAGCTCCTGGTTTTGGCGACCGTCGTAAAGCAATGCTACAAGATATCGCTGTATTAACTGGCGGTACTGTGATTTCAGAAGAAATCGGCCTTGAGCTTGAAAAAGCAACAGTTGAAGACCTAGGTACAGCTAAGCGCGTAATTATCACTAAAGATGATACGACTATTATCGATGGTGCTGGCGAAGAAGCAGGTATTAACGGCCGTGTTTCACAAATTAAAGCACAAATCGAAGAAGCAACATCTGACTACGATAAAGAAAAACTACAAGAGCGCATGGCTAAACTAGCTGGCGGTGTTGCAGTAATCAAAGTTGGTGCTGCGACTGAAATGGAAATGAAAGAGAAAAAAGACCGCGTTGAAGATGCATTAAATGCAACTCGCGCAGCGGTTGAAGAAGGCGTAGTACCTGGCGGCGGTGTTGCACTAGTTCGTGCAGCAAGTAAGCTTGTAGATTTAGTTGGCGACAACGAAGATCAAAACCACGGTATAAAAGTCGCTCTTCGTGCAATGGAAGCGCCACTTCGTCAAATCGTAACAAATGCTGGCGAAGAAGCATCTGTTGTCGTTAACGCAGTTAAAGCAGGTTCAGGTAACTTTGGTTACAATGCTGCTACTGGCGAATACAATGACATGATTGAAATGGGTATCCTAGATCCAACTAAAGTAACACGCTCTGCACTACAATTTGCAGGGTCTATTGCGGGTCTAATGATCACTACCGAAGCTATGGTAGCTGAAATCCCAAAAGATGATAGCGCTCCTGATATGGGTGGCATGGGCGGTATGGGTGGAATGGGCGGTATGATGTAA
- a CDS encoding co-chaperone GroES, translating to MNIRPLHDRVIVKRLEEETKSAGGIVLTGSAAEKSTRGEVVAVGNGRILESGDVRALEVKAGDTVLFGSYVEKVEKIEGQEYLIMREDNILGIVG from the coding sequence ATGAATATTCGTCCTTTACATGATCGCGTGATCGTTAAGCGTCTAGAAGAAGAAACAAAATCTGCTGGCGGTATTGTATTAACTGGCTCTGCAGCTGAAAAATCAACCCGCGGAGAAGTTGTTGCCGTTGGTAATGGTCGCATTTTAGAAAGCGGTGATGTTAGAGCATTAGAAGTTAAAGCCGGTGACACTGTGTTATTTGGCTCATATGTTGAGAAAGTTGAAAAGATCGAAGGTCAAGAGTACCTGATCATGCGTGAAGATAATATTTTAGGCATTGTAGGCTAA
- a CDS encoding FxsA family protein, with product MFRFLFVLFIIIPIIEIALLIQVSEVIGGFSTIALVIITAILGAKMVKQQGMSALQKAQTQMAEGQMPAKELFTGICVIIAGVLLLTPGIMTDVFGLLLLTPVIRNKLAAGLASQATVRMSAGMQQGGSPFTQHSQTEAEPHQVNKPTIIDGEFERKD from the coding sequence ATGTTTAGATTTTTATTTGTGTTGTTTATCATTATTCCTATTATTGAAATCGCCTTACTTATACAAGTAAGCGAAGTAATAGGTGGTTTTTCGACAATTGCGTTAGTAATTATTACCGCGATTTTAGGCGCAAAAATGGTAAAACAACAAGGTATGAGCGCACTTCAAAAAGCGCAAACTCAAATGGCCGAAGGGCAAATGCCTGCAAAAGAGTTATTTACCGGTATATGCGTTATTATCGCAGGCGTATTATTGTTAACGCCTGGCATTATGACCGACGTTTTTGGGCTACTATTATTAACCCCAGTAATTCGCAACAAACTGGCAGCTGGCCTTGCTAGCCAAGCTACTGTACGTATGAGTGCAGGTATGCAACAAGGTGGTTCACCATTTACCCAACACAGTCAAACTGAAGCAGAACCTCATCAAGTGAACAAACCGACCATCATAGATGGCGAGTTTGAACGAAAAGATTAA
- the cutA gene encoding divalent-cation tolerance protein CutA, with the protein MAAQFKLIFTTCKDENEARELAKALVERKLAACVNILPKVASIYIWEGEVVEATEAKLLIKTKLDKMNDVFLTIKALHSYEVPEIQVVDVATGNLAYFNWMDEVLN; encoded by the coding sequence ATGGCGGCGCAATTTAAACTTATTTTTACTACCTGCAAAGATGAAAATGAAGCAAGGGAGCTGGCAAAAGCATTAGTAGAGAGAAAACTGGCTGCATGCGTGAATATTCTACCAAAGGTAGCTTCTATTTATATATGGGAAGGTGAAGTAGTTGAAGCAACCGAGGCTAAACTATTGATCAAAACAAAGTTAGATAAAATGAACGATGTATTTTTAACTATTAAAGCATTACACAGCTATGAAGTGCCAGAGATCCAAGTTGTTGATGTGGCAACGGGTAACCTAGCTTATTTTAATTGGATGGATGAGGTACTTAATTAA
- a CDS encoding protein-disulfide reductase DsbD has translation MRFFFLLLVALLAAPAKANNILGDLLAPPQQTFLQVDQAFVFDFDQQDNTLFIGWDIAPEYYLYKNKIEIIAKGANIEVGDLGDGEVIEDEFFGKTEVFFNALSIVSKLSNVTEGAVVKVRYQGCAEAGLCYPPEVISIPLNKIAGEQLQNADDAMQSATSANAFTALSETNEPTSNAPKKDLTFTEQLASQGLITNLLIFFVVGVGLAFTPCVFPMFPILSSLIAGQKNLSTKKAFALSFVYIQGMAVTYAALGLVVAALGGQVQGYLQHPYVLISFSLLFVLLAMSMFGWYEIKLPSGMMNKLTQVSNNQKGGNYVGVFLMGVLSGLIASPCTTAPLSAALLFVAQSGDYLVGGLTLYVLSLGMGLPLLLLGTSGGKLLPKAGGWMEQVKTLFGFIMLVVPLILLERLLDADVILLMAGVLALATALYLHHWQSSQTQGKLKTALWFAATLLVVSGFNLTKNYFWPVHMQTMQVSAQSNEFKQVANLTELKAAVAHANEQGRLVMVDLYADWCIACKEFEHYTFPDAKVQNEFSHFELIQVDLTDSDNKTIELMEEYTVFGLPSILFFNTQGEELSAQRVTGFLNADDFAQHLSTVRASVK, from the coding sequence ATGCGTTTTTTCTTTTTGTTACTGGTTGCATTATTAGCGGCTCCAGCTAAGGCTAATAATATACTTGGTGATTTACTTGCACCTCCACAACAAACCTTTTTACAAGTAGACCAAGCATTTGTATTTGATTTTGATCAGCAAGATAATACTTTATTTATAGGCTGGGATATTGCACCTGAATACTACTTATATAAAAATAAAATAGAGATTATTGCCAAGGGCGCGAATATAGAAGTAGGCGACTTAGGTGATGGTGAGGTTATCGAAGATGAGTTCTTTGGTAAAACAGAAGTTTTTTTTAATGCACTTAGTATTGTTAGTAAGCTCAGTAATGTAACTGAGGGAGCAGTAGTAAAAGTGCGTTACCAAGGTTGTGCTGAAGCTGGGTTATGTTATCCACCTGAAGTTATTAGTATTCCACTAAACAAAATTGCCGGTGAACAGCTGCAAAATGCAGATGATGCTATGCAAAGTGCAACCTCTGCAAACGCATTTACAGCATTAAGCGAGACTAATGAACCGACAAGCAATGCGCCTAAAAAAGATCTAACCTTTACCGAGCAGTTAGCAAGCCAAGGGTTGATTACTAATTTACTGATATTTTTTGTTGTCGGTGTTGGTCTTGCTTTTACACCGTGTGTATTTCCTATGTTTCCAATATTGTCGAGCTTAATTGCTGGGCAAAAAAACCTCTCAACTAAAAAAGCCTTCGCGTTATCATTTGTATATATTCAAGGTATGGCAGTGACCTACGCGGCATTGGGTTTGGTTGTGGCTGCACTTGGCGGGCAAGTTCAAGGGTATTTACAGCACCCTTATGTGCTTATTAGCTTTAGTTTATTGTTTGTATTATTAGCAATGTCGATGTTTGGTTGGTACGAAATAAAGCTACCAAGCGGCATGATGAACAAGTTAACCCAAGTAAGTAATAACCAAAAAGGCGGCAACTACGTTGGTGTGTTTTTAATGGGCGTATTATCGGGCTTAATTGCATCGCCTTGCACCACCGCACCTTTGTCAGCAGCGCTATTGTTTGTAGCACAAAGTGGCGACTATTTAGTGGGTGGATTAACGCTTTATGTACTGAGTTTAGGCATGGGACTGCCATTATTGTTACTCGGTACATCGGGCGGAAAACTATTGCCTAAAGCGGGTGGCTGGATGGAGCAAGTTAAAACCCTATTTGGCTTTATTATGCTAGTTGTGCCACTTATATTACTTGAACGCCTTTTAGATGCCGATGTTATTTTATTAATGGCGGGAGTATTAGCCTTGGCAACCGCGCTTTACTTGCATCACTGGCAAAGTAGCCAAACACAAGGAAAATTAAAAACAGCACTGTGGTTTGCTGCAACGTTACTCGTTGTTAGTGGCTTTAACTTAACTAAAAATTATTTTTGGCCAGTACACATGCAAACAATGCAAGTAAGTGCGCAAAGTAATGAGTTTAAGCAAGTAGCCAATTTAACTGAGTTAAAAGCAGCCGTTGCTCACGCTAATGAGCAAGGCCGACTGGTTATGGTCGACTTATATGCTGATTGGTGTATTGCGTGTAAAGAATTTGAGCATTACACCTTTCCCGATGCAAAAGTGCAAAATGAGTTTAGTCACTTTGAGCTTATTCAAGTCGATTTAACCGACAGCGATAACAAAACAATCGAGCTAATGGAAGAATATACGGTGTTTGGTTTGCCAAGTATTTTGTTTTTTAATACCCAAGGAGAGGAGCTAAGTGCACAACGTGTTACCGGCTTTTTGAATGCTGACGATTTTGCTCAGCACCTATCTACAGTGCGCGCCAGCGTAAAGTAG
- the aroQ gene encoding type II 3-dehydroquinate dehydratase has translation MAAKFKLLVINGPNLNMLGKREPDKYGSRTLSEIMSELTCAADSLNVELTHFQSNSEQALIERIHDTWQAIDYIIINPAAFTHTSVALRDALLSVDIPFFEVHLSNVHAREAFRHHSYFSDVAQGVICGLGAMGYHAALEAAVNQLQNSN, from the coding sequence ATGGCTGCAAAATTCAAGCTTTTAGTTATAAATGGCCCAAATTTAAATATGCTAGGTAAACGTGAGCCAGATAAATACGGTTCACGTACGCTAAGCGAAATTATGAGCGAACTAACATGTGCCGCTGATAGTTTAAATGTTGAGTTAACGCATTTCCAAAGTAATAGCGAGCAAGCACTGATAGAGCGTATTCACGATACTTGGCAAGCGATTGATTACATAATTATTAATCCTGCTGCATTTACGCATACGAGCGTCGCATTACGTGATGCATTGTTAAGTGTTGATATTCCGTTTTTTGAAGTGCATTTAAGCAACGTGCACGCACGTGAAGCGTTTCGCCATCATTCGTATTTTTCTGATGTGGCGCAAGGCGTAATATGTGGATTAGGTGCAATGGGTTATCACGCAGCGCTTGAAGCTGCAGTAAACCAATTGCAAAACTCAAATTAA